From a single Brassica rapa cultivar Chiifu-401-42 chromosome A01, CAAS_Brap_v3.01, whole genome shotgun sequence genomic region:
- the LOC103857703 gene encoding fe(2+) transport protein 1, giving the protein MASTSTLLMKTIFILLIFVSFTISPATSTAPEHCGSESANSCINKAKALPLKIVAIATILVASMIGVGAPLFSSNVPFLQPDGNIFIIVKCFASGIILGTGFMHVLPDSFEMLSSQCLEENPWHKFPFSGFLAMLSSLITLFIDSMATSIYASNNADGVVPYGPVNGVTLPTKVDDSAQLLRYRVIAMVLELGIIVHSVVIGLSLGATNDICTIKSLITALCFHQMFEGIGLGGCILQAEYTKLSKFLMAFFFAITTPFGIALGIALSTIYRNNSHSALITVGLLNACSSGLLIYMALVDLLAADFMGPKLQGSVKMQIKCFVAALLGCGGMSIIAKWA; this is encoded by the exons atggcTTCAACCTCAACACTTCTAATGAAAACAATCTTCATCTTACTTATCTTTGTCTCTTTTACAATCTCTCCGGCAACTTCAACGGCGCCGGAACACTGCGGAAGCGAGTCAGCTAACTCGTGCATCAACAAGGCTAAAGCTTTACCTCTCAAAATAGTAGCAATTGCCACAATCCTAGTAGCAAGCATGATTGGTGTTGGAGCTCCTCTCTTTAGCAGTAACGTGCCGTTCCTTCAGCCCGACGGGAACATTTTCATTATCGTTAAGTGTTTTGCCTCAGGGATTATCCTAGGAACCGGTTTTATGCACGTTTTGCCTGATTCTTTTGAGATGTTGTCATCACAATGTCTTGAAGAGAACCCGTGGCACAAATTTCCATTCTCCGGGTTTCTCGCTATGTTGTCCAGTCTAATCACTTTATTCATTGATTCCATGGCTACGAGCATCTATGCTAGCAATAACGCAGATGGGGTCGTACCGTATGGTCCTGTAAATGGTGTTACCTTACCAACAAAAGTTGACGATTCTGCACAACTCTTGCGCTATCGAGTCATTGCTATG GTATTGGAACTTGGAATCATAGTTCATTCTGTGGTCATTGGACTTTCTCTAGGAGCAACAAATGACATTTGCACCATAAAATCACTCATCACAGCTCTTTGCTTCCATCAAATGTTCGAAGGCATAGGTCTTGGTGGTTGCATTCTCCAG GCCGAGTATACGAAGTTGAGTAAGTTTCTTATGGCGTTCTTTTTTGCGATAACAACTCCATTCGGAATAGCGTTAGGGATCGCCCTCTCGACAATTTACAGAAACAATAGCCACAGTGCATTAATCACTGTTGGATTGCTCAATGCATGCTCCTCGGGATTGCTCATCTACATGGCGCTTGTGGACCTTCTAGCGGCCGATTTCATGGGACCAAAGCTTCAAGGTAGCGTCAAAATGCAGATCAAGTGTTTCGTAGCGGCTCTTCTAGGGTGTGGTGGCATGTCGATCATCGCCAAATGGGCTTAA